The Chitinophaga caeni genome segment CGGTTCCGGTGCGATTAAGCAAGATTTGAAAGATAATATTACGGGGCAAGCGCTTTTTATGCGTGCTTACAGTTATTTTCAAATGGTGATGTACCACGGTGGGGTGCCTTACGTTACAAGGCCGCTGGATCGTTTTGAAGATGATTTAATGCTGCCAAGAAATTCTACAGCGGCATGTTTTGATTCGATCTTGAACGATTTAGATGATGCCATAACTATGCTGCCTCCGCACATCGATAAATCTTCCACGGAATACGGGAAGATCGATGCCAACTTCGCACTTGCATTTAAAGCCAAAGTATTACTTTACAAGGCATCGCCGCAATTCCATCCTAATAATCCCTGGGATAATAGCGATTGGCAGATGGCCTACGAGGTAAATAAAAAGGCCTATGAAGATCTAAAAGCGCAAGGGTATGCATTAGCTAGCGATTACAGTAACATTGCCTTGGTAGAAAAAGGGCCTGAAGTGGTATTCGCGGTGATAAATTCTTACCCGAATAAAGTTACGAATTGGGATTACGGTGTAAGACCGGGATCTGAAAGCCGCGGTCCTGCATCTGCTTGCCCGACTTGGGAATTCGTAAAGGAGTTTCCTATGAAAGATGGAAAATTATATAATGATCCTACAGGGGCATATTACAAAACCGATGCGGAATTCCTGCAAAGTTACTGGGAAAACAGGGATCCGCGTTTCGTAAAATCCGTAGTTTGGAATGGTAAGGAATACCCGGTATCCGGGAAAGCCGGTAAACGCCAGTATACCGCCTTGGGCGTTGCGCACGAATTGGATGATTTCGGGGTCAACCCGGCAGCGGAAACCAACTCGACTAACTTGAATAGGTATACCGGGTTCTTCATCCTGAAGAACAGCTTGTTAAACCTTACCCAGGCAGAAGTGCAACAATATGACCTGGACTTCGTGCTCATGCGTTTCGCGGAGGTGATGTTGAATTATGCTGAAACTGCTAACGAAACCGGCAAACAAGGTGAAGCATTAACAATCTTGAAAGAAATACGCGGAAGGGCAGGTATCGAACCCGGCTTAGACGGGAATTACGGTATCACTGCAACGACACGTGAAGAAGTGCGGGAAGCGATCATAAGTGAAAGGAATATCGAGTTTTGTTTCGAAGGCCAGCGCTTTTGGGATCTGCGTAGGTGGCGTATGCTGGATCGCTTGGATGGAATTACAAAGCATGGCGTTGAAGCTATAGCGATCAACGCGGACGGTACTGAAATGCCCATTAGCCAAGCGAAAAAGAAAGCGGATGATTACGAACTTACGGAAGTTAATTTTAAATACAGCGTTCTGCAAGTTCCATTGTCAGGTGTGAAAGTGATGTCACTACCCGAATCGTATTACTTCTTCCCGATTCAAAGTGATGTGATAGATAAGAACCCGAGCATAGAACAAAATAATAACTGGGGAGGAACTTTTAACCCCGCTTTGGATTGATAAAGCTTATTTAATGTAAATAAATAAGCAATGGGGCCGGTATTTTACCGGCCCTATTTATTTAATTAAATTATTAACAAACTTTACTTTTTAAATATTATTTTTAATTACCTCGGTAACCTGTAGTGAAAATCCATTAAACCGTTGCTAGTAGTAGCTTTGAATGGAATACTTTACCCGGGTGTAAACCTCCACAATCCATACAAAATCTAATATAAAATTAACCTAAAACGATTTACTTCATTTTTATTTGGAGAAATATGTTGAACTACTTAAAATTGCAGTCCGACTTCTTGCAAAAATTAAAGAAGTTTTCTAATTTGTAGAAAATTACACGGGGTTATACCAAAACATTATGAGAAGTGTCGACTAGGCAGCAACAATATAACAGGACTTTAATCAAGCACTTATATTTCAATAAGGAGCTGTCATGTGCAGAACTTAGTGTAATTACGGATAAGA includes the following:
- a CDS encoding RagB/SusD family nutrient uptake outer membrane protein, which translates into the protein MKKILILITALAIGATACKDVLDIKDINYYNPDQIWNDPNLANAYMVNLYQMFGNWSTGLEQKSEQLAGIYFYENRITISNGEFKSWNYDRIRLINQVLQDIGSGAIKQDLKDNITGQALFMRAYSYFQMVMYHGGVPYVTRPLDRFEDDLMLPRNSTAACFDSILNDLDDAITMLPPHIDKSSTEYGKIDANFALAFKAKVLLYKASPQFHPNNPWDNSDWQMAYEVNKKAYEDLKAQGYALASDYSNIALVEKGPEVVFAVINSYPNKVTNWDYGVRPGSESRGPASACPTWEFVKEFPMKDGKLYNDPTGAYYKTDAEFLQSYWENRDPRFVKSVVWNGKEYPVSGKAGKRQYTALGVAHELDDFGVNPAAETNSTNLNRYTGFFILKNSLLNLTQAEVQQYDLDFVLMRFAEVMLNYAETANETGKQGEALTILKEIRGRAGIEPGLDGNYGITATTREEVREAIISERNIEFCFEGQRFWDLRRWRMLDRLDGITKHGVEAIAINADGTEMPISQAKKKADDYELTEVNFKYSVLQVPLSGVKVMSLPESYYFFPIQSDVIDKNPSIEQNNNWGGTFNPALD